The Cydia amplana chromosome 21, ilCydAmpl1.1, whole genome shotgun sequence genome includes a window with the following:
- the LOC134657843 gene encoding cytochrome c oxidase subunit 4 isoform 1, mitochondrial-like, with product MAMLKSLFCPAIRHVRTITNRCRIGTRDVVGYGHNGGYNYKDDPHFPFPAIRFKENTKDIVALRQKECGDWKMLCCEEKKALYRASFCQTFAEFQHPTHHWKIVIGAGMFLLSWMCWHQMIYRHFIAEPNWPDSYSLESRMAQLRRMLELHVQPIDGLSSKWDYDNDCWKK from the exons ATGGCTATGTTAAAATCCCTCTTTTGCCCTGCCATCCGGCACGTCAGGACTATTACCAATCGGTGCAGGATCGGGACGAGGGACGTAGTGGGCTATGGCCATAATGGGGGATACAACTATAAAGATGACCCGCACTTTCCCTTCCCGGCGATTCGGTTCAAGGAGAACACTAAGGACATTGTG GCTCTCCGCCAAAAAGAGTGCGGCGACTGGAAGATGCTGTGCTGTGAAGAAAAGAAAGCGTTATACCGCGCGTCGTTCTGTCAGACGTTCGCGGAGTTCCAGCACCCCACGCACCACTGGAAGATCGTCATCGGCGCCGGCATGTTCTTATTGTCCTGGATGTGCTGGCATCAGATGATATACCGCCATTTTA TCGCGGAGCCCAATTGGCCGGACTCGTATTCCCTGGAGTCGCGCATGGCGCAGCTTCGTCGCATGCTGGAGTTACACGTGCAGCCGATCGACGGCTTGTCCTCTAAGTGGGATTACGACAACGACTGCTGGAAG AAATAA